The following coding sequences lie in one Macadamia integrifolia cultivar HAES 741 unplaced genomic scaffold, SCU_Mint_v3 scaffold1913, whole genome shotgun sequence genomic window:
- the LOC122065171 gene encoding AP2/ERF and B3 domain-containing transcription factor At1g50680-like yields the protein MEEEMISTVSNIAEHSDSNSMISTNPPAARRRKRQRGENMPSSSSSPRYKGVVMQQNGHWGAQIYANHQRIWLGTFKTEKEAAMAYDSAAIKLPRGDSHRNLPWTEVTVQEPNFQELHSTEIILGMIKDGSYQSKFMDFIMRQCLNIGNNYNTAEGTNQQSRRRRNKQGIFYHELFHKDLTPSDVGKLNRLVIPKKQAMSCFPTIHGQVDHQDSGDNKVEAMHLTFFDNQYKPWSFRYCYWKSSQSYVFTKGWNGFVKEKDLKANDVITFYFCDYRDINSGEVQTFYMIETKSKNTEEVRDDNGYGLEEINPRGVVEEHGMIRREEVINKGFRLFGVNIAS from the exons ATGGAGGAGGAGATGATAAGTACTGTTTCAAATATTGCAGAACATTCAGATTCAAATAGTATGATCAGTACCAACCCACCGGCGGCGAGGAGGAGGAAGCGTCAAAGAGGCGAAAATATGCCATCTTCGTCTTCCTCCCCACGATACAAAGGGGTAGTGATGCAGCAGAATGGTCACTGGGGTGCTCAAATATATGCAAACCATCAAAGGATCTGGTTAGGTACTTTCAAGACTGAGAAGGAAGCTGCTATGGCTTATGATAGCGCCGCCATAAAACTCCCGCGAGGTGATTCACACAGGAACTTACCATGGACTGAAGTAACAGTTCAAGAACCTAACTTCCAAGAACTTCATAGTACTGAAATTATTCTGGGTATGATCAAAGATGGTTCTTATCAATCAAAGTTTATGGATTTTATTATGAGACAATGTTTGAATATTGGAAACAACTACAACACAGCAGAAGGAACTAATCAACAAAGTCGCCGGAGAAGAAATAAACAAGGTATCTTTTATCATGAACTGTTTCATAAGGATCTAACTCCAAGTGATGTGGGGAAATTGAATAGACTTGTGATACCTAAGAAACAAGCTATGTCATGTTTCCCTACAATTCAT GGCCAAGTTGATCATCAAGATAGTGGTGATAATAAGGTGGAGGCAATGCATTTAACCTTTTTTGATAACCAGTATAAGCCATGGAGCTTCAGGTATTGTTACTGGAAAAGTAGTCAGAGTTATGTCTTTACTAAGGGCTGGAATGGGTTTGTGAAGGAGAAGGATTTGAAGGCTAATGATGTCATTACCTTTTATTTCTGTGATTATAGAGATATTAATTCTGGAGAGGTGCAAACCTTTTATATGATTGAGACAAAGTCCAAGAATACTGAAGAAGTGAGAGATGATAATGGATATGGTTTGGAAGAGATAAACCCTAGAGGTGTAGTGGAGGAGCATGGTATGATCAGAAGAGAGGAGGTGATTAACAAAGGTTTTAGACTTTTTGGTGTAAACATTGCTAGTtaa